The Armatimonadota bacterium sequence TCTTGCCTGTCACCAGCGCGCGTGCCATGGTGTTGGGTTTGTAGCCCATTTGCTTGGCAGCGCTCAGAACTCGTGTGCGTGTTGCCTCGGAGATCAGCGCATCTTTACGACGATTGAGCACGCGGGAGACAGTGGCGGCGGATAGCCCTAACTGCCCGGCAATATCATAAATAGTGATGCCCATTGTACCTCTCGGTAAGTAAATCGATTGACCGCAATCGATTGCATAATAACATCATCCTTTGCGCCGGTCAAGAGTTCTTGTAATGCTTTTTGGAACATGATATAATAACCCGTCGACTATACTCGACCACAATTGAGTGAGGAATCCGGACGCCGCAAGCGCTCCGGCTGCACTCTCCGTCCCGACTGATGATCGGGACCGACATTAGACCGAGGGGAGGTGAATACCACGATACGTAACTACGAAGCAATGTACATTGTCGATTCCACGCTTACCGACGAGCAGACCAGCCCCATTATCGATAAATACTCCACACTCGTGACGGATCAGGGCGGCGAGGTCCAGGCCCATGCAAAATGGGACAAGCGACGACTGGCCTACGAGATCAAAGGGCGCCGCGAAGGCACATACATACTTATGTATTTTACCGGCGAGGCGAACGTCGAAAAGGAACTGGACCGTGTGTTCCGAATTTCGGACGAGATAATACGGCACATCATCCTGCGAGTCGAACCCGAGCGGATCGATACTTCATATGTCGAGCGCGCACAGGCGTCCGCCAGGGTCGTTGAAGAGACTCCGGCAGCCGAAGAAGCTGAGCAGGCACCTGCCGCGCAGGAAGCTGGGGTCCAGGAGACTCCCGCAGAGGAAACTCCGGCAGCCGAAGAATCTGTTGCCACGGAGGAAATTGCGCAGGAAGAGCCGAAAGAAGAGTAGTATCGACGCCAGAAGTGGGCGGCAGTGCGCAGGCACTGCTTGAATCCGAGGAGGCTAATATGAATGTCGTAATGCTGATCGGCCGGCTGGTCGCGGATCCTGAGTTGAAGTATACTCCGAGCGGAGTTGCGGTATGTCAAATGAGGATCGCCGTCGACAGGCGTTTTAAGTCAGAGACGGGCGAGAAAGTATCCGACTTTTTCAATCTGGTGGCATGGAGGCAGAGAGCTGAGTTTGCGGCAAATTATCTGCATAAGGGCAGACTTGTTGCAATAGAGGGTTCTTTGCAGTCACGAAGCTGGGTTGGACAAGACGGACAGAAAAGATATGCCACTGAAGTTGTTGTGAACAATATTCAGGGGCTTGACAAACCTAAAGAAGGTCAGCAGCCGGCAGCAGCGCCGACATCGGACTATGAAGCTTCGCCGGAAGTGCCCGCGGGAGGCATTGAATCGGACATGGATTACGATCCATTTGCCGAAGAATAGATGGAGGTGGCGTTATGCCAGCACCTAAAAGAGGCGGCCAACCCTCTAAATATAAAAGAGTACGCAGGAAGGTATGCACGTTTTGCGTGGATAAGGTTGACTATATAGACTACAAGAGCGCCAACCGGCTGCGCAGGTTCGTCTCCGAACGCGGTAAGATATTGCCGCGCAGGACGACGGGGACATGCGCATCGCATCAGCGTTCTCTTACCCATGCGATCAAGAGGGCACGCGAAATCGCGTTGCTGCCTTTCACAGCGGAATAGGAAATTCCGCCAGTTCAGTTCTTTGTGATACCGCGGCTCAGTGGAAAAACATCCACTGAGCCGACTATGACGTTTGGCTGAACAAAATTGCATTAGGAGTAGTTAAAAATGAGTACAGAGCAGCCGACACCGATCTTGGACAATCTGGAGGAGATGCAAGCGGTGGACAAGAGGAATATGCTCAGGCTCGTCAGGGAACTGCCCGAGCAGTGCGAGACAGCACTTGGGATCGGACGCAGTCTACCTATAGAACCTTTGCTTTTCACCCCCAACGTGGTTTTTGTCACCGGAACAGGCAGTTGTGCGACAGCGGCCGATATAATCGTCGAAGCTGTTTGCGAAGACATCTCAATCCCCATTTTCAGCGATCATGGCGGTCGCCTTCCCTGTTACATCGAAGAAAACTCTCTGGTATTTATCATTGATTATACCGGCAAGAGTTCTTCTGCACTCAGCAATTATCGTGAAGCCAAGCTCAGGGGCGCTACCATTATATGTGTTACCGGTGGAGGCAAACTCAACGAAGCAGCCGCCAAAGACGGCACAACGGTGATCAAGCTCCCTTTAGGCCAGCCTGCGCGGTCCGCAATAGGCTATCTCTTTATTCCGGTCATTGCCGTTTTGGAGACGATGGAATTATTGACGGGCCAGATCGAGAAGCTTTCCTACGGCATCAGACTGATCAAAAACGCGCGTGAGAGTCTCAGAAGTGAGGTGCGGCAGGAACGAAATGTCGCCAAACAGGCCGCCTTGATGCTTAAAGATAAGCTGGCAGTCATATTCGGCGCTACGGGTTATCGCTCGGTTGTAGCCGAACGCCTTAAAGTTCAGATCAGTTCCAATGCCAAGTCTGCTGCCTGCCGTGGCAATTTCCCTGACGTAATTGATGGATCGATATCGGGTTGGGAACTCACCGGCAAAGGATGCAGTAAGGTCGGGTTCGTTTTTCTAACCGACGCGCAAGACAAGAGTGAAATTCCCGACCAAATGAACGCGGCAGGAAAACTGCTCAGTGATTGTAGTGTTGTTGATCTCGATATGAAAGGTAACACGAATATCGAGAAGCTGCTGTATGGCATTTATCTGGCTGACTTTGTAAGTGTCTATCTTGCATTTCTATACGGGGTTGACCCGACGGCTACCGAGTTCGCGAGCCGGATCGAGACCGGTGGCGCAGGAGAAGAGGTCTCCGAATAGCCATGCAGGCTTTACGGCTTCGGCTTCTTCGAAACCGAAGCAACTGGACCATGCATGAAGTCTCCGGCTATATAAATTGAGAGGTTGAGGTTTCTTACTTCCAACTTCTTACATATAACTTCTATTTCTGAGGGAGATATCAAATTGACTATACCGGTTGTCAATACAAAAGCACAAAATTATGCACTGAAGGATGAGCTGGCAGCGGCTGTCGGCGAAGTGCTTGAATCCGGCTGGTTCATAGGCGGGCCGAATGTGTCATCTCTCGAAGAAGAGGTTGCAGACCTGTGTGAGGCCGAATACGGCATTGCCGTTAACTCAGGAACGGATGCGCTTGTAATAGCGCTGGCGGCAAACGGCATCGGTCCCGGCGATGAAGTTATCACGACTCCTTTCACGTTTGTCGCGACAACCGAAGCCATTATGATAGTCGGCGCAAAGCCGGTCTATGCCGATATCGATCCTGCCGACTATAATCTGGACCCCAATAAGATCGAAGAGAAAATTACGGCCAAAACAAAGGCCATACTGCCGGTTCACCTGTATGGCCAGTGCGCCGACTTACACGGTGTCACTGAGATCGCAAAAAAACACGGGCTGAAGGTCATATATGATGGCGCCCAGGCTATCGGAGCAAAATACACAGGCAAGGGTATCGGCGCTTATGGCGACGCAGCTACCCTGAGTTTTTATCCGACAAAGAACCTCGGCGGATGTGGGGACGGCGGGATGATACTCACCAACAGCGCTGACGTAGCGGAGAAAGCCGGATCGCTTCGCGTGCATGGTCAGGATGCAACGTATTCCTACCAATATGTGGGTTTCTGCAGCCGCTTGGACGCCATACAGGCTGCTGTTTTGAGAGTGAAACTCAAGAAAATCAATGAGTGGAACGAGACCAGAAGAGCCAACGCGAAATACTACATAGACCGGCTTTCAGATCTGCCGATAAAGTTACCCGTGGCAAAACCCGACAATTGTCATGTATACCATCAGTTTACGGTCTGTGTGTCAAAGCGTGAAGAGTTCAGCGCAAAGTTGGCTGAGCGTGGAGTCGAGTCAAAGGTGTTCTACCCGCACCCGCTCCATCTTGAGCGTGCATATGCCAATCTTGGCTACAAACCCGGTGATTTCCCCGAGACGGAAAAAATCGCAAAAGAATGCCTGAGCATTCCCGTCTCTCCCGAGCTGGCAGCCGAGGAACGCAAACAGGTAGCTGAAGCTATAAGAGCATCTCTTGTGGAACTTGGCTGAACGACTGAAGCGTATCAAATCATGCGTTTCAAATTCTGAATTTTGAATTCTGAATTCTGAGTTGGGGATAAGTGGGTGCGTGAAAGAAAGCATTGTTCATAAAAAGAGCTTTAGCTTTGCATTGGATGTTATTAGTCTCTATACCAGACTCGTAGACAAACGCGAGTATGTGATTTCGAAACAGTTGCTAAGAGCGGGAACAAGCATTGGAGCAAATGTCGAGGAGGCTGTGTCGGCACAGAGTCGGAAAGACTTCCTTTCAAAGATGTCCATTGCCGCCAAGGAAGCTCGTGAAACGAGATATTGGCTGCGATTGTTGAACGAATCAAATCTGGTAGACGAATCAGTTGCCATCGAATTGGCTGCTGTGAATGAGTTAATTCGTATCCTTGTTTCCATTGTCAAAACAGTGCAAGAGGAACCTCAGTCCACATGACAGTTCTGGAACTCAAAATTCAGAATTTAGAATTCAAAATTCGCAAGAGAGGTCTCCGCCCATGAAAGCCATGATTCTTGCCGCCGGTGTAGGTTCCCGGCTCGATCCGTTAACCAGAAATATGCCCAAACCGATGGTCCCGATAGTGAACAAGCCGGTTATGGAGCATATAGTAGAGCTGCTCGCGAGAAACGGCTTTAAGGAGATAATGGTCAACCTCCATTATCTGGGCGACCAGATTCAGCAGTATTTCGGCGACGGCAAGAAGTGGGGCGTCAAGCTCCACTATTCTCCCGAAGACCAGCTCTGGGGCGACGCGGGAAGCGTGAAGCGCTGCGAAAGCTTTTTTGATGAAGAAACATTCGTAGTGGTCGGCGGTGACGACCTGGCTGACATAGATATCAGGCGTCTGGTAAGGTTCCACGAAGAGAAGAAGGCCATGGCCACCATCGCGCTCTCGCTTGTAGACGACCCCTCCGAGTACGGCATAGCGCTGCTCAATGATCGCGGACGCATCACCCGGTTCCTCGAAAAGCCAAAGGGCGAGGTCATCTTCAGCAATTCGGCAAACACCGGTGTCTATATCTTTGACAGGCACGTCCTCGAACTCATCCCCAAGGCGACACCATACGGCTTCGGTAACAATGTCTTCCCACTGCTGCTGCAGCAAAAGAGCAGGTTCTATGGCTACCTCACGCGCAGCTATTGGAAAGATGTCGGCAGCCTCAGGCAGT is a genomic window containing:
- a CDS encoding SIS domain-containing protein, with translation MSTEQPTPILDNLEEMQAVDKRNMLRLVRELPEQCETALGIGRSLPIEPLLFTPNVVFVTGTGSCATAADIIVEAVCEDISIPIFSDHGGRLPCYIEENSLVFIIDYTGKSSSALSNYREAKLRGATIICVTGGGKLNEAAAKDGTTVIKLPLGQPARSAIGYLFIPVIAVLETMELLTGQIEKLSYGIRLIKNARESLRSEVRQERNVAKQAALMLKDKLAVIFGATGYRSVVAERLKVQISSNAKSAACRGNFPDVIDGSISGWELTGKGCSKVGFVFLTDAQDKSEIPDQMNAAGKLLSDCSVVDLDMKGNTNIEKLLYGIYLADFVSVYLAFLYGVDPTATEFASRIETGGAGEEVSE
- a CDS encoding four helix bundle protein, whose product is MKESIVHKKSFSFALDVISLYTRLVDKREYVISKQLLRAGTSIGANVEEAVSAQSRKDFLSKMSIAAKEARETRYWLRLLNESNLVDESVAIELAAVNELIRILVSIVKTVQEEPQST
- the rpsR gene encoding 30S ribosomal protein S18 — encoded protein: MPAPKRGGQPSKYKRVRRKVCTFCVDKVDYIDYKSANRLRRFVSERGKILPRRTTGTCASHQRSLTHAIKRAREIALLPFTAE
- a CDS encoding DegT/DnrJ/EryC1/StrS family aminotransferase, producing MTIPVVNTKAQNYALKDELAAAVGEVLESGWFIGGPNVSSLEEEVADLCEAEYGIAVNSGTDALVIALAANGIGPGDEVITTPFTFVATTEAIMIVGAKPVYADIDPADYNLDPNKIEEKITAKTKAILPVHLYGQCADLHGVTEIAKKHGLKVIYDGAQAIGAKYTGKGIGAYGDAATLSFYPTKNLGGCGDGGMILTNSADVAEKAGSLRVHGQDATYSYQYVGFCSRLDAIQAAVLRVKLKKINEWNETRRANAKYYIDRLSDLPIKLPVAKPDNCHVYHQFTVCVSKREEFSAKLAERGVESKVFYPHPLHLERAYANLGYKPGDFPETEKIAKECLSIPVSPELAAEERKQVAEAIRASLVELG
- a CDS encoding NDP-sugar synthase, with amino-acid sequence MKAMILAAGVGSRLDPLTRNMPKPMVPIVNKPVMEHIVELLARNGFKEIMVNLHYLGDQIQQYFGDGKKWGVKLHYSPEDQLWGDAGSVKRCESFFDEETFVVVGGDDLADIDIRRLVRFHEEKKAMATIALSLVDDPSEYGIALLNDRGRITRFLEKPKGEVIFSNSANTGVYIFDRHVLELIPKATPYGFGNNVFPLLLQQKSRFYGYLTRSYWKDVGSLRQYREAHRDALSGRVEVKLPCSEVKKYVWMGENVQIDPTAEIGYPVLIGNNCRIEKGAKLLEYSILGDNCVLEEGSVVKQSVLWHGATVMRNTMLERCVVGDKCSVKSSAAVFDGVIVDPIRRNGNHE
- the rpsF gene encoding 30S ribosomal protein S6, with product MNTTIRNYEAMYIVDSTLTDEQTSPIIDKYSTLVTDQGGEVQAHAKWDKRRLAYEIKGRREGTYILMYFTGEANVEKELDRVFRISDEIIRHIILRVEPERIDTSYVERAQASARVVEETPAAEEAEQAPAAQEAGVQETPAEETPAAEESVATEEIAQEEPKEE
- a CDS encoding single-stranded DNA-binding protein, with protein sequence MNVVMLIGRLVADPELKYTPSGVAVCQMRIAVDRRFKSETGEKVSDFFNLVAWRQRAEFAANYLHKGRLVAIEGSLQSRSWVGQDGQKRYATEVVVNNIQGLDKPKEGQQPAAAPTSDYEASPEVPAGGIESDMDYDPFAEE